One genomic window of Rhinolophus ferrumequinum isolate MPI-CBG mRhiFer1 chromosome 23, mRhiFer1_v1.p, whole genome shotgun sequence includes the following:
- the B4GALT5 gene encoding beta-1,4-galactosyltransferase 5, whose translation MRVRRGLLRLPRRSLIAALFFFSLSSSLLYFVYVAPGIVNTYLFMMQAQGILIRDNMRTIGAQVYEQVVRSAYAKRNSSLNDSDYPLDLNHSETFLQTTTFLPEDFTYFANHTCPERLPSMKGPIDINMSEIGMDAIHELFSKDPTIKLGGHWTPSDCVPRWKVAILVPFRNRHEHLPVLLRHLIPMLQRQRLRFAFYVVEQVGTQPFNRAMLFNVGFQEAMKDLDWDCLIFHDVDHIPESDRNYYGCGQMPRHFATKLDKYMYLLPYTEFFGGVSGLTVEQFRKINGFPNAFWGWGGEDDDLWNRVQNAGYSVSRPEGDAGKYKSIPHHHRGEVQFLGRYALLRKSKERQGLDGLNNLNYFANITYDALYKNITVNLTPELAQVTEY comes from the exons TGAACACCTACCTCTTCATGATGCAAGCTCAAGGCATTCTGATCCGGGACAACATGCGGACAATAGGAGCTCAGGTTTACGAGCAGGTGGTTCGGAGCGCTTATGCCAAGAGGAATAGCAGCCTGAATGACTCAG ATTATCCTCTTGACTTGAACCACAGCGAAACCTTTCTACAAACCACAACTTTTCTTCCTGAAGACTTCACCTACTTCGCAAACCACACCTGTCCCGAAAGGCTCCCTTCCATGA AGGGCCCAATAGACATAAACATGAGTGAAATCGGAATGGATGCCATTCATGAACTCTTCTCCAAAGACCCAACCATCAAGCTCGGAGGTCACTGGACGCCTTCCGATTGCGTGCCGCGGTGGAAG GTGGCGATCCTGGTCCCCTTCCGGAACCGCCACGAGCACCTTCCAGTCCTGCTCAGACACCTGATTCCCATGCTTCAGCGCCAGCGCCTGCGGTTTGCGTTTTATGTGGTCGAGCAA GTTGGCACCCAACCCTTTAATCGAGCCATGCTTTTCAATGTGGGTTTTCAAGAAGCAATGAAGGACTTGGACTGggattgtcttatttttcatgatGTGGATCATATACCAGAAAGCGATCGTAACTATTACGGATGTGGACAGATGCCAAGGCACTTTGCGACTAAATTGGATAAGTATATGTATCT GCTTCCTTATACCGAGTTCTTTGGCGGCGTGAGCGGCTTAACAGTGGAACAGTTTCGGAAAATCAATGGCTTTCCTAATGCTTTCTGGGGTTGGGGCGGAGAAGATGACGACCTGTGGAACAG AGTACAGAATGCAGGCTATTCTGTAAGCCGGCCGGAAGGTGACGCCGGGAAGTACAAATCCATTCCTCACCACCATCGAGGAGAAGTCCAGTTTCTTGGAAG GTATGCTCTGCTGAGGAAGTCCAAAGAACGGCAAGGGCTGGATGGCCTCAACAACTTGAACTACTTTGCAAACATCACATACGACGCCTTGTATAAAAACATTACTGTCAACTTGACACCCGAGCTGGCTCAGGTGACCGAGTACTGA